Within Protaetiibacter intestinalis, the genomic segment GATGACGACCGAGCGGGCGAGCTGCCAGGCGGCCGCCTCGCCGAGCACGACGCCCTCGCCGTCGCGACCCAGCACGAGCGCGTTGTCGCGGAAGACCGCGCTCGCGAAGGCGTTGTAGGTGGAGATCTCGGGGGCGTCGAACAGGTCGTGCCCCTCGGGGGTGAGCCCCGCCTCGTGCAGCTCGGCGAGGCGCACGCGGATGCGCTCGGCGAGCTCGCCGGCCGCCTTGCGGGTGAAGGTGAGGCCGAGCACCTCGGCGGGGGCGACGTGGCCGTTCGCGACGAGCCACAGCACGCGGTTCGCCATCGTCTCGGTCTTGCCGGAACCCGCCCCCGCCACCACGAGCGCGGGCTCACGCGGGTCGGCCTCGATGACCGCGGTCTGCTCGGGGGTCGGATAGCGCACGGTGCCGTCGCCCCCGCTCCGGGCGCGCACCTCGCCGAGCGCCTCCGCGATGCGGGCGGCGCTCACGGTCGGGCGCGCGGATGCCGACTCAGTCATGCGTCACCTCCGGCACCCGCGGGAGCACGGCATCCGGATCGGGTCGCGGCCCGTACGAGACCGGTTCGAGCGGACCCTCGAACCCGGCCGCCGCCATGACCGCGGCCGCCGCGATCACCCGGGCGCGGAAGTCGTCGAGGGCCTCCGCGTCGAGGGTCGCCTGCACCGCCTCGCGGTAGCGCTTGCCGCCCACCCCCTCCTTGACGAAGACGAGCTTCGCCCCGCCCGCACGGTGCTCGCCGTGCGGGGCGAGGAACTCGTCGAGCACCCCCTCGGTGTAGGCGAGCTGGTAGATGCCGAGCTGCGGATGCCCCGCGATCTCGGTCTTCGAGGTGACGGCGCGGCCCGTCTTCAGGTCGACGATGACGACCTCGCCGCCCGCGCCGAGCTCGACCCGGTCGATCGAGCCGCTCACGAGCACGTCGTCGGTGAGCGGGAAGCGGAAGCGGCTCTCGGCGCCGACGAGCGTCTTGCCGGCGCGCACGAAGTCGCCGAGGTACTCGGACAGCCCCCGGATGAGCCCGAGCGTCGCCCGCCGCTGGAACTCGGCGAGCCAGGGCGCCTCGAAGGGCAGCTCGGGCCAGCGCTGCTCGACGCGCGCCCACAGCGCCTCGACGTCGGGCGACGGGGAGGTCTCCATGGCCCAGTGCACGATGGTGCCCACGCTCATCGCGAGGGAGGAGCCGGACGCGGCGAGCCGCGAGAGCGCCCAGTCGAGCGGCGACTCCTCGACGTTCTTCAGCTGCGAGGGCGACACCCGCACGGGTTCGTCGGCGAACAGCGGGCGCTCGGACGAGGGCTCGACGAGGCCGAGCCACTGCGCCGGGTCGGCGCCGGGCACCCCCTCCGCGGCGAAGCGGGCGAGGATCGCCGCGGCTCCCGCGCGATCGTGGGGGCGATCCCCCGCCGGCGCGGTCAGCTCCTGACGCAGCCGCCCCGTGAGCCCGCGCAGCGTGAGCGGCCCGGTCATGCGATCCCTGAGCGCCGACGGCACCTCCGGGGCGAGCGAGAACAGCACGCTGCGGGTCTCGTCGTCGTTGTCGACCGCGGCCAGCACGACGCGTTCGGATGCCCGGGAGACCGCGAGGGCGAACATGCGCAACTCGTCGTCGAGCACGAGCTTGCGCTCGTCGATCGTGCCGGTCTCGCGCCCCTCGAGCACGCGCGCGAGGCGCTGCGGGGCCAGCAGCGAACCGCGCGGGCGCAGGTTCGGCCAGCCGCCGTCCTGCAGGGACGCGACCACGACCGTGCGGAACTCGAGCCCCACGAGGGCGGAGGGGGTGGCGACGAGCACGGCGTCGTCGGCCCGCGGCGGGGCGAGCAGGTCGTCGGCGATGTCGGAGTCGAGCACGTGCTCGAGGAACTCGATCGCCCCCTCGGTGGGCTGCTGCTCGACGTAGCGCTTGGCCGCCGCGAACAGGGCGACGACGCCGTCGAGGTCGCGGTTCGCCTCCGCCGCCTCGATCCCGCCGCCGAGCGCCTGCCGCCGCCAGCGCTCGGCCACGCCGCTGCGCTCCCACGCCGTCCAGAGCAGCTCCTCGATCGTGGAGCGCTCGGCCATGTCGCGCAGCACCCCGAGGGTCTCGGCGAGCCGCGCGGCGCGCTTCGCCGCGCGCCCCTCGATCGTGGCGAACCGGCCCGGCTCGGCGAGCGCCTCGGCCACGAGCTCGGCACCGGGACGGGAGCCGCCGCCCGCGAGCTCCTCGTGCCGCAGGGCGAGCCGCAGCCGCCGGAGGCCGAGCGCATCGAGCCCGCCGAACGGTCCCGCGAGCAGCTCGGCGGCCGTGACCGGATCGAGGGCGCGGCGCCCGATGCCCACCTCGACGAGCGCCAGCAGAGCGCGCGGGGCGGGGTCGTCGCGCAGCGGCGTGCCGCGGCCCGTCGTGCGGGTGGGCACCTCGGCGCGGGCGAGGGCGCGGGCGAGCTCGGGGATCTGCGCGCCCGAGCGCACCACCACCACGAGCTCCGACCAGCGGGCGCCGTGCAGCAGGTGCTCCTCGCGCAGCACGCGGGCGATGCCCGCGGCCTGGCGGGAGGGCGTGGTCGTCAGCACGGTCGACACGGGCGGCCGCTCGGGGTCGGCGGATGCCTCCCCCTCCCCCGCGGCGACCGTGGCGCGCCGCTGGGGCCCGGCCGCCGCCGTGCCGATGCGCTCGACGGTGCGCGACACGAGCGCGCGCACCTCGGGGCCGCCGCGGTGCACCGTCTCGAGCACCAGCCCGGCCCCCTCGGGGATGCCGAGCGCGGTCGCGAAGCGGCCCACGGCATCCGCCTCACCGCCGCGGAAGGCGTTCG encodes:
- a CDS encoding ATP-dependent helicase codes for the protein MPGARFVVDALEEAGPVELDASQRAVLALPVDASAAVLGAPGTGKTTTAVELVARRVAEGLAPEQLLVLAPSRASASRLRDRIARRLGTPTDGPLARTVASLAFELVGAAARAAGRTVPRLLTGTEQDADIAAILAGHLADGTGPDWPEPLTPEVRGLRGFRGELRELMARATEYGVDAARLAAIARDAGRPDWAAAARFLGEYQVLQAQNRPDQFDAAEFVRFAVQAVHDGTAGERVDRLRLVVVDDLQEATESTMAVLRALAARGVTVIAFGDPDVAANAFRGGEADAVGRFATALGIPEGAGLVLETVHRGGPEVRALVSRTVERIGTAAAGPQRRATVAAGEGEASADPERPPVSTVLTTTPSRQAAGIARVLREEHLLHGARWSELVVVVRSGAQIPELARALARAEVPTRTTGRGTPLRDDPAPRALLALVEVGIGRRALDPVTAAELLAGPFGGLDALGLRRLRLALRHEELAGGGSRPGAELVAEALAEPGRFATIEGRAAKRAARLAETLGVLRDMAERSTIEELLWTAWERSGVAERWRRQALGGGIEAAEANRDLDGVVALFAAAKRYVEQQPTEGAIEFLEHVLDSDIADDLLAPPRADDAVLVATPSALVGLEFRTVVVASLQDGGWPNLRPRGSLLAPQRLARVLEGRETGTIDERKLVLDDELRMFALAVSRASERVVLAAVDNDDETRSVLFSLAPEVPSALRDRMTGPLTLRGLTGRLRQELTAPAGDRPHDRAGAAAILARFAAEGVPGADPAQWLGLVEPSSERPLFADEPVRVSPSQLKNVEESPLDWALSRLAASGSSLAMSVGTIVHWAMETSPSPDVEALWARVEQRWPELPFEAPWLAEFQRRATLGLIRGLSEYLGDFVRAGKTLVGAESRFRFPLTDDVLVSGSIDRVELGAGGEVVIVDLKTGRAVTSKTEIAGHPQLGIYQLAYTEGVLDEFLAPHGEHRAGGAKLVFVKEGVGGKRYREAVQATLDAEALDDFRARVIAAAAVMAAAGFEGPLEPVSYGPRPDPDAVLPRVPEVTHD